From the genome of Hydrogenobacter sp.:
AGGTACTCAGATGCATTCTTAAAGTCCCTCAAGCGCCTATAGGTATCTCCCACATTTACAAGGCTTATGGCTATAAGTTTTTTGTCTTGCGTTTTCTTTGCTTGCTCGTAAGATGCAAGATAGCTTTCAAGAGCTTCCTTTTCCTTTCCTTCCTTTATGTATATGCGTGCTATGTTGCTGTATGCAAAAGCTGTATATGTAGGATCTGTACTTACTTCTAAGGATCTTCTATAATAAAAAAGCGCTTTCTGAACATCACCCATACTCTGGTATATATCCGCCATATTAAACATAGCGACAGTTTCACCTTTTGCGTCACTTAGTTCATGACTGATCTTCAGATGCTTTTCATGATAGTAAAGTGCGGTATTGAGATCTCCCTTCAGATGATATATAAGTCCTAACCTGTTGTATATAACCGCAAGATCCTCGTAAGAGGGTGCGACTTTTTCAGCCCGCTTCAAAATGTCTATAGCTTTTTCAGGATCACCCTTCTTGAGATAAACGCTACTTATACAGATGTAAGGCTCTATATTTCTGGGGTATAGATCTATGGCTTCCTTCCCCATCTTTATAGCTCGCTCATAATCTCCAGCCTCAAGATAGCGCTGGCAATCATTACTGTAAAAGAGCGCATTGGCGCAAGAAGTGAGAAAGATAAGAATCCAGAGCATAAGAACCTTTTTAATAACTTGTCTTTTCATCGGGATGCATTATAATATAGAACTTTGTAAAACTGGTATGTTCTTGGGTGTATTGAAGCTGGAGCTGTTTTTCCCTGAAAATGGATCTTTAAAGGAGAAGCGTTACTATCTCAGATCCATAAAGGACAGACTGAAAGGGAACTTCAATGTATCCGTGGCTGAAACTGATCACCACGATCTGTGGCAGAGATCCCAAATAGCCGTTGCTTGTGTGGGTATGGAAAAGCAAGCTGTTGAGGAAACACTTACCAAAGTTAGGAACTTTCTTGATAGAAACTACCCAGAATTTATACTGAGTGTAAGTTTAGAGTACTTGAAAGTGTGAACTACTTCATCTTTTCAAAGGAAAGATGAAAGCAACCATTATATACAGGGGCAAATGAGGAACAAAAGACGGGCAAACTACTCCTACAAGTTCAAGCTCTATCCGACAAAGGAGCAAAAACAGTTCTTAAAAAGAGCTGTAGGTTCTGTGAGGTTTGTTTATAACTACATGCTTGCCAGAGCAAAAGAAAATTATCATCTGGCAGGTCAGAAGTGGAATGTTTATGAGTATAAAAAGCTTTTGCCTTTGCTGAAAGAAGAGTATCCTTTTCTTAAAGAATCTCCTTCTCAATCTTTACAGGAAGCGGTGTTTAACCTTGACAAAGCCTTTAAAAACTTCTTTGCTGGAAGGTCGGATTTTCCAGCCTTTAAAAAGAAAGAGCATGGGGGTAGCTTTTATCTTCCTCCAGGTTTTAAGATTGAAAGGATTAATCAAAAGTGGGGACTTTTATATCTGCCTAAATTGAAAGAGCCTATAAAAGTGAGGCTACACAGAGATATTGAAGGGGATATAGTAGCTATAAATGTGAGATTAACTCCGGCTGGTTCTTTTTATCTGACTGTGAGGGTTTGCAAAGAAATTCAAAAGTTAGAGGCGGTGGATAGAATATGTGCCATAGATGTAGGAGTTAAGCATTTTGCCACC
Proteins encoded in this window:
- a CDS encoding tetratricopeptide repeat protein, which translates into the protein MKRQVIKKVLMLWILIFLTSCANALFYSNDCQRYLEAGDYERAIKMGKEAIDLYPRNIEPYICISSVYLKKGDPEKAIDILKRAEKVAPSYEDLAVIYNRLGLIYHLKGDLNTALYYHEKHLKISHELSDAKGETVAMFNMADIYQSMGDVQKALFYYRRSLEVSTDPTYTAFAYSNIARIYIKEGKEKEALESYLASYEQAKKTQDKKLIAISLVNVGDTYRRLRDFKNASEYLIKGLELAKREGDKKLQAYAYARLGLLYKDKGDIESARIFFKRAYEIYVSLGDKDGMKQVQSEIKKLEKR
- a CDS encoding DUF503 domain-containing protein, giving the protein MHYNIELCKTGMFLGVLKLELFFPENGSLKEKRYYLRSIKDRLKGNFNVSVAETDHHDLWQRSQIAVACVGMEKQAVEETLTKVRNFLDRNYPEFILSVSLEYLKV
- a CDS encoding transposase, translated to MRNKRRANYSYKFKLYPTKEQKQFLKRAVGSVRFVYNYMLARAKENYHLAGQKWNVYEYKKLLPLLKEEYPFLKESPSQSLQEAVFNLDKAFKNFFAGRSDFPAFKKKEHGGSFYLPPGFKIERINQKWGLLYLPKLKEPIKVRLHRDIEGDIVAINVRLTPAGSFYLTVRVCKEIQKLEAVDRICAIDVGVKHFAT